A part of Puntigrus tetrazona isolate hp1 chromosome 21, ASM1883169v1, whole genome shotgun sequence genomic DNA contains:
- the calm3b gene encoding calmodulin 3b (phosphorylase kinase, delta) produces MADQLTEEQIAEFKEAFSLFDKDGDGTITTKELGTVMRSLGQNPTEAELQDMINEVDADGNGTIDFPEFLTMMARKMKDTDSEEEIREAFRVFDKDGNGYISAAELRHVMTNLGEKLTDEEVDEMIREADIDGDGQVNYEEFVQMMTAK; encoded by the exons GCTGATCAGCTAACAGAGGAGCAGATTGCTG AATTCAAGGAGGCTTTCTCCTTATTTGACAAAGACGGTGATGGCACCATCACTACTAAAGAGTTAGGGACTGTCATGCGGTCTTTGGGCCAGAATCCAACAGAGGCAGAGCTTCAGGATATGATCAATGAAGTTGATGCTGATG GCAATGGAACAATTGATTTCCCAGAGTTCCTTACTATGATGGCCAGGAAGATGAAAGACACGGATAGCGAGGAGGAGATCAGAGAAGCATTCAGAGTTTTCGATAAG GACGGAAACGGTTATATCAGTGCAGCAGAGTTGCGTCACGTCATGACAAATCTGGGGGAGAAGCTTACAGATGAGGAAGTAGATGAGATGATTCGGGAGGCAGATATTGACGGTGACGGCCAGGTCAACTATGAAG AGTTTGTCCAGATGATGACAGCAAAGTAA